Proteins from a genomic interval of Cottoperca gobio chromosome 8, fCotGob3.1, whole genome shotgun sequence:
- the LOC115011967 gene encoding LOW QUALITY PROTEIN: serine/threonine-protein phosphatase alpha-2 isoform (The sequence of the model RefSeq protein was modified relative to this genomic sequence to represent the inferred CDS: inserted 1 base in 1 codon), whose product MAEPDKLNIDSIIQRLLEVKGSRPGKNVQLTEGEIRGLCLKSREIFXSQPILLELEAPLKICGDVHGQYYDLLRLFEYGGFPPESNYLFLGDYVDRGKQSLETICLLLAYKIKYPENFFLLRGNHECASINRIYGFYDECKRRYNIKLWKTFTDCFNCLPVAAIVDEKIFCCHGGLSPDLQSMEQIRRVMRPTDVPDQGLLCDLLWADPDKDVLGWGENDRGVSFTFGADVVAKFLHKHDMDLICRAHQVVEDGYEFFAKRQLVTLFSAPNYCGEFDNAGAMMSVDETLMCSFQILKPADKKLYPYGGGGGGGMGSGRPVTPPRNSAKAAKAKK is encoded by the exons TCAAGGGCTCTCGACCAGGGAAGAATGTACAGCTGACAGAGGGTGAGATCCGTGGCCTTTGCCTAAAGTCTCGTGAAATCT TGAGCCAGCCAATCCTGCTTGAACTAGAGGCCCCCCTCAAAATCTGCG gTGATGTCCATGGTCAGTACTATGATCTGCTCCGGCTGTTTGAATATGGAGGCTTCCCCCCAGAAAGCAACTACCTGTTCCTGGGTGACTATGTAGACAGAGGGAAGCAGTCACTGGAGACTATCTGCCTGCTTCTAGCCTACAAGATCAAATATCCAGAGAATTTTTTCCTTCTGCGTGGAAACCATGAATGCGCCTCTATTAATCGAATCTACGGCTTTTATGACGAGT GTAAGCGACGGTATAACATTAAGCTGTGGAAGACCTTCACAGACTGCTTCAATTGTTTACCTGTGGCTGCCATTGTAGATGAGAAAATCTTCTGCTGTCATGGAG GCCTCTCTCCCGATCTTCAGTCTATGGAGCAGATCCGCAGAGTAATGCGACCCACAGACGTGCCTGACCAGGGTTTGTTGTGTGACCTGCTGTGGGCCGATCCAGACAAAGATGTGCTTGGCTGGGGTGAAAACGACCGTGGTGTCTCCTTCACATTCGGGGCAGATGTGGTGGCCAAATTTTTGCACAAACACGACATGGACCTAATATGCAGGGCGCATCAG GTGGTGGAAGACGGTTATGAGTTTTTTGCAAAGAGGCAGCTTGTCACCTTATTCTCTGCTCCCAACTACTGTGGAGAGTTTGACAACGCCGGTGCCATGATGAGTGTGGATGAAACACTCATGTGCTCCTTCCAG ATTCTGAAGCCAGCTGATAAGAAATTGTATCCTTATggcggagggggagggggaggaatgGGATCTGGGAGACCAGTCACCCCGCCGCGAAATTCAGCCAAGGCCGCCAAGGCCAAGAAATAA